The genome window TTAACAGACTATTTAGCAGACTAGATTTCAAATCTCTTAATTCTACTACCTGCAGTTAAGGGCTTAATGCATTCTTCTTTAAAGCAAGAGATATTTTGACCATCCTGTTCAGAGCCACTGAATTTTatgtgaaaacagtatttcagactAATAGCAGAGACGAAGGAATACAAAGGACAGATTTTATCTAAGGCTGTACTCATCAGAAGACCTCTCTTGCTTTGCAACTTTGCCTGCACccttttgctgcagctgagctgtcaCGGGCACAGCCGTGTGACCCAGACTGCCCATCCTGCATTGTTAGTAGATTTCAGCCTCGTCAGTCATTTCGCTTACTGATCTCCATAGCGCACAACGTAGAAAGGGATCAGGAGAcagggcagagaaaaggaaatcagaCGATGTTGTACTAAAGAAGTATAGTCTAGTTTATAGCTTTAACACACACCTAACCTTGTACCCCATTCTCTTAATCTACGAAGGATTTTCACCACACTAACTGTACCAGCTACAGTGAAGTTATTCCCAAGCAGTACCCTTAAAATTCCATGATAAATCACTGCCCTGAGAGGTATAAAAACACccacatttctttcattgttcATTTCATGTTCGCTGTTACATTCAGAAGTTATCTGAAGACaagtgcaaacaaaacaaaaaagctacaaaaagcAACAGATGTTGCTGCACTAACATGTTCCATCCCCATGTCTTAAACTTACAATGAtttgtataaaaatagaaatggatAAATAGAAAAGCACAActgaagaaaagctatttctcCATTACTACAGAAACCAAGACATATTCAGCTCCACTGTGAAGGTTAATCACCCTGAAAACACATGGGCCTGACTTAAATTCATCTTTGACTTCAGTTTGTTTCAAATAACCATCATAATTCCccccctccattttttttttaaaaaatcaaaaaacaaaaaaacaacaacaaactgtGAGATGACCCCCTCATCCACTGAAGAGCTGAAGTGAATGACAGGACCCACCAACATGATTTTGTCCTATCTATATGCTGCAACTTCAAACCATGTGGTACATCCTTTCCTGCAAAAGTAGTTGTGGAGAAGGTACATGAGTAACTGTTACAGAGAAAGGActctaaaacaagaaaaataacagttggCAGAGTAGTAAGTAGAAATAAAGACATCTTGGGGTAGGAAATGCCTTGAAAGTCACAAGAACTGTCTAATTGAGGTGTACCATTAGAAAAGCTTTCTAACGAGTcaaaaccattattttttttttttttttaatgccatcaATCATACTGAGAAAATCATCATTAAGCATCACTGTTCAGGCAGAGTGCCTTCATAAATACATTCAGGAGCAGTTGTAGGCAAACGTGAATTCAGGAACTTGACATTTTGCCAGTCTCCAACTTGTTTCTGCATCAATTTCTCCATTAATTTGGTGATTTTGGACAGCATTCAAAGTTTGAACACAGATCAATCCATTAAACTGTGACTGGAAAAGACAATAGGATATGTATTTCGTATGATTTCTTTTATAATATTGTCTACACTAACAAAATAGAATAACTGTAATTCTTTCAagatcagaaaaatattccaagcTGTAGTATTACACCATACGGTGGTCtgtaaacaaaagcagcatCCATTTCACTCACGATCTTGTGCAGctgcttcttctttctgttcacATGCTGCTTCATCATCTGGTTTCACCGGAGTAGTGGCTAACGAGCTCTCAACACTGTTTAAGAGCAGCTTTGTTTCTTGGTTATTGGGATCAGTTCCTAGTGttgtttttgaagaaatttcattaggaagagcaaaagaagGTAAAGATGGAATTGAAGGCAGTAGGTCGTCCAACTCGGGCTGCTTGACTGAGCCTTCAGAATGCATGGTTACATCTTCAGGGCCCAAAGCTGTGGCATTTTCTGGGAAACGGAAAGAGtttgtaaaaaaccaaaaaactgtcAGGCTAACAGACAGTGCCTCTGGTTACCATGCATCTAGAAAAATCAGCTTGAATGAGATACCTCGTACAGGCACATAACCAGATTCACAGCTGTTAAATACATGGGCTGTGTTCACTCAGTTCTCCCCAAATCCAGACAACCTGATGGTGCAAGCACGTTCTTAAGAAACCATGAACGATTTGCTCTGCTGTATTCTTATGctagatgttttattttgtgttacaACTCTTAGTCACCCCAccttttaaaagggaaaggcaTCCATAatgtgaagatttttatttttctttaaatagaaaagtcACTATTAAGATGActgcaattttgttttcactttacAGCTGTGAAGACAAGCCTGTGgtacaaaaattaatttataccAATTTTAGAAATACCTACTTTTTAAGGTCAGTTTAATTTGGATcatcaacattttcatttaaagaaaaagacacacaTTCCATAATCTTACAAAAAAAGCCTATTAGTTTTTGTCCACTTCTATACTGCTACTTTTTCCATCTCATTTTAGCCAATCCCCTTTCtggtttttcttaaaattggcTTATTTCCAGAAAGCATGACACTGTTGAGCAGGCATGAGTTGGTGCCGTTCCAGAAATTAGGTCAGAGGCCTAAAGGAAATCTTGAATACACTTACCAAAATAAGCAGGAGCGTCATTGTTCAACATTAACTTTTCAGTGCCTACTAAAGCATCTGCTGCTGGCATGTtgaaggaggcagaggaagacaCATTGGATACTTTTGTGAAGTTGGTGAGTTCAGGAAATGAAATACCAGACATATCTAGAAATCCTGAATGAGAAAGCAAGTATTACAGTACTGTTTTATATAACACAGAATTCTAGATTCAGAGACATGTTATATCCAGACTTAAGTCAGTGAAGTCCCTTCCCCACTAAATGCAAATAAACTTAACCTCAATGTCAGCTGACATCAGTGGAAAGACTTCTACAGAATGTTAACCTCAGTCAGGCTCACAGTACCCAAATTCTACAGCTCTGaaatccactgaagtcaaaaaCTTCAAGGAAAACAACCACCAATGCTCATAGTGCTGCACTTAAGTCTCAAACTTGTTTAAGACCTTATTAGTCTACTTAGAAGTCCTCTAAagaattgctgaaaaaaaagcacctaAGAAAATATACCTGGATCCATAACTctctggagaggaggaggaggagaaagggagctTTCTGGTGAATAACCACTCATTTCTTGATCTGTGGAACGATCCAAGTTCATAACTATTTCAGAGTTGTCACTCTGAGAAGTAGGTGCCAATAATGGAGTCTGAAATGACACAGTAAGaaggaaaagcatctttttatACTGAAAGCTTCACCTGAAGATGACCCTCCTATGAAAGCATTCTGCCTCAGTCTCCAAGTACACTAATTCAGAGAGAACCTATGATGCTGAAACAAAGTCAAGCCACTGATTAGGACATGTTCCAACGTAGCCTTTTAAAGCCAGTATGTTCTTAGAAGAACAGTCCATAATTAGTTCTTGTAGGCGTACTTTATTTCCTAGTGAACGGGGTATTCTTCTAATGTGATTCTCATTGACTGATACAGCTGTAGTATGCAAGTCTTCAAAACGGGATGAAAATATCAGCCAACACTGGTGATCTGTCATCTGCTCAGCATCATCAGCTCTCACTCTCCCTTCACCTAACTCTATTTCAGTCAAGCAATATTATATGTTGTACTCAAATAATACTGTATTATGAATGTTCCAACAAGTAGAAAATTTTGAAACTCCAGAGAACATGCCAGAGGTATGAACTTACTTCTTACATACCTCTGTGTAACCATTAGCAGATGGTACAGGAGTTCCAGCTTCTGGTAAGGGTGAAGGTGGTTTGCTTTCTGGCTTCTTCTTCGATATTATAGACTGTGTTGGAATTCTGTGCAAATAGCCATATCCAATACCACATCCTAAACTGtacaagaaaagtaaaacaagacttgaaaaaaaggtgttcttAACAAAGCTAGtaagtgttttaaattttgactctataaaaacaaaaatagtttgAGTCTTTATAATCTATAGCAAGATATACCTACCTGCAAGAATCATTTCACTCACTTATAGTACTCAAGGAGCACTCTGCAATTGACATTAAGTCATACGTAGCTTAGCTTTcagttgattatttttatatctttacaAAATATATAATCTGACCTGATGTGGattttgttcttgctgttaAGTGAATGTTTGACTATGAGAACGTAGCTAGTGAATCTGCTACCAGGGAAGTCAACACGGGTTTTGCCATTGGTTTCAACTCAAACAGCATTAGGTCCAGAACACGTCTAATTCCTAGTTCTAAGCTAGACTTTTTATGGGAAGATGAACAGTTTTGTGTGACAAgtgtaagaaaacaaagcttaaCTTGAAAACAACAAGCTGTAATCAATAGTAATACTACTCTTAACAGGAGCTCATTTACAGTGAGTATATAACCTGTCATCAGCCAGTGACTGTCCGGAGATCAGTACCTTCCTTCTCCACCCCAGGCTCCATTGGGAGTCACAACTACCTCTCGAATGGAATCTGCTTCAGTGTTATAAACCATCAGCTTCAGCGGCTTCCCCTCATGGGATTCAATCAGTGAAAAGAAATCCTCtgactaagaaaaaaaaaagatagtagTTATTAAACTCAAATGTGCAAGACAAGGAGCTGGAAGCAAGTTAGCATTTTATGAAGTTATTTACTTCAATGtgagatattaaaaaaccaGAGACAGACTAAAACCCTCTCGTGTAGTTTGATCTTTAGGGGCAACTCTTTTTTTATcgttacattaaaaaaagataaatgtttaCCTCAGCTGTAAAGCATCTGTCAAACATCAACCTCCCCAAATCGCCAAACACTATCCCCATACGTTTGATGTACATTCAATTACtatttgaaggaaaatgcaCCCTACCTCCTGAAGAATCTGATCAGATCCAACAATGTAGTCAGTGTGTGGCTGGAGACCAGCTAGAGCTGCAGGAGATGCAGGTTCAACATCCTGTAAAAGAATGATATGTGTCATCTGTACTCGGAGCAGGATAAACTATGCCAAGATCAAAAAGGAAAGCTAACTCcaaaaacaacagaaggaaagaacGTTTTGTTTATGGGACAAAACAGAAGTCCTTGAACAGTCTACATCTAGGTGTGACATCTTGTAAAACATGCTGAATAAGAAAGACCAGGATGCTACCCATTCAAAATGAGATACTCTGAAGACATTGAGaagttgcatttatttaaacaacCAGAAACGTAACAAACAGTCTTTTCTATTCAGCTCTACTCTTTCAGCTCTccctcttaattttaaaataatttttggtgctttttgaaacatgaaacattattattaatttaatgaaGTTTAGCCAACAGAGAGACACCAATCAGGCCagaatctttttgcttttgccatcGATTCTTCAACATAAGATGAAAAAACCTTCTCCTCATCGCACACTATTTAGTCCAGTTGGGatggagttatttttcttcatagtgaCAGGCAACACTAAGTCATCCACTACTTGTTCAAGTAGCTCAGACAAACCTTCAAGACTGTGTTGCCTTCTTCTGTGTGATTTCAGCATTGTACTTCTCCATAAAATTACTTCTAAACATTACACCTTAAAACAAGGTTGTATGAACACTAACGAGCCACCAAAGAATTCTGTCTCACCAAAACATGCCACACGTGTTCATTGGCTCCCTGGAAACTGCAGAACCTCACGCTGGCTCCAAGGAGACCTTGTCCTCCCCACATGTTACTGGGTATCACCTCCACCTctcttattttcattgttttgataTTATACACCTCCAGCTTCActgctttttcagcatttgcCTTCAGCAGATCTTTCaacatgttgttttctttattctgtagAGCACAGAAAGAGATATATGATTAATATTATTTCTAGTTGCACCTGTAACACAGATGTCACACCTGTGGCTTAATTTGAATACAAAGACCCCAAACCATCAAAGTTTAGGCTCTGTGTTTCACAATCAGTCCCAGGagttcaattttcttttattagaaaGAAGTCAGTCTGTCAACTCATGTCCCTTTACATAAGTACTTACTATCACTCCATCACATCACTTACATTCCTGTTCTTTGTAACTGCTATTAAATACTATCAGCAATATTAGATCTCAACTATGTGGTCTAAGAATAAGCAGCAACATTTTACTTCACGCCTCTGATCCCAGTCCTCCTTCTTCATGTTTTATCAAATGTTGAAACAAGtttgtttaaacaaatgttGAGCTCTTACCATTGACTCCCCAGTTCAATATTCACCTTGTGGCAGAAAATATGCATGAATGAGTAATATCACAAACATTGTGTTAATCTGTTAAGAAGTTAAGGTGACTAAAGGCATAAGTAAGACTCCTCAAATTTGGATCCAGCCAGAGAAGAGACTGTGAACACCACCAAGTTTtactttatctttttaatgGCATATGCAACATCCAATATGAAAAGCTTTCTTTACTGTGACAGCTTTGGCTTCTACCCTTCATCACTACAATACCCATATTtcatgcaggggaaaaaaacaagcaataaaATCATTTGAGGCTTACAAGCCTAGTGTGTCCTATGGCAATGATGAAATCAAAGAAAGGTTCCAGTCCTCCTTGTTGAGCTGGGGAGTTTTCCTGAACCTGCAAaatatacattttgtttttattataacATTGATCTCCAGTTACATTAGGTGACAGTGTTAATCTTTACACTTGATTTAATGTTTACTTTTGAGTTGAGCCAGAGATGAGATAGCAAATGACAGACCTTGGGAAGCAGTCCACAACTGTGAACTTATTTTTATAAGGCTATAAACAACAGGTGTCCAAATTATGCTGTAAAAAACAGGGTTTGAACCCCACACAATACACAAGTATTGTGATTCAGAGTGCACAGCATGGAATTATTAAATGCTGAAGACTTTGGAGAAGGGCTTAGTTTTCAAAGTGCTGCAGCAGGATTTTCTTCCATGCTACTAGTAGCCTGAGCACATCAAGAGTCCCCAACTACATCACAGCCATTTTTTACATAAGCACAATTTACAGCTAGGTTCCCAGAATTTACAGCATATTAGAATAGGAACACTTAAAAGAGTATGTTACAAACGCATGGCTAACCACAAGTACTGGTCAAGAAGATTGCCATCACTTACAAAAGATTCATAAGAAATAAGAGTTGCAACATCTCAATTTCATTACAACCAAGTTAGCGTAAAACAGATGTAATAAAGAAATATAGAGAATACCTATTAAAATGCATTCACAACAGGATAAAACCCACCAAAAGTTACACAGAACTTGATACATGCAGAGTGTATGAGAGTATACTCACTTCAAAGTTTACTAACAAAGCAACGTGATATTAAGGGAACCACTGCAAACGTGCTAACAGTTTGCACTGCTTTTAACTTTAGTTT of Aquila chrysaetos chrysaetos chromosome 3, bAquChr1.4, whole genome shotgun sequence contains these proteins:
- the GORASP1 gene encoding Golgi reassembly-stacking protein 1 isoform X1, producing MGLGSSSQVPDGGAEGFHVHGVQENSPAQQGGLEPFFDFIIAIGHTRLNKENNMLKDLLKANAEKAVKLEVYNIKTMKIREVEVIPSNMWGGQGLLGASVRFCSFQGANEHVWHVLDVEPASPAALAGLQPHTDYIVGSDQILQESEDFFSLIESHEGKPLKLMVYNTEADSIREVVVTPNGAWGGEGSLGCGIGYGYLHRIPTQSIISKKKPESKPPSPLPEAGTPVPSANGYTETPLLAPTSQSDNSEIVMNLDRSTDQEMSGYSPESSLSPPPPLQRVMDPGFLDMSGISFPELTNFTKVSNVSSSASFNMPAADALVGTEKLMLNNDAPAYFENATALGPEDVTMHSEGSVKQPELDDLLPSIPSLPSFALPNEISSKTTLGTDPNNQETKLLLNSVESSLATTPVKPDDEAACEQKEEAAAQDRE
- the GORASP1 gene encoding Golgi reassembly-stacking protein 1 isoform X2, producing the protein MLKDLLKANAEKAVKLEVYNIKTMKIREVEVIPSNMWGGQGLLGASVRFCSFQGANEHVWHVLDVEPASPAALAGLQPHTDYIVGSDQILQESEDFFSLIESHEGKPLKLMVYNTEADSIREVVVTPNGAWGGEGSLGCGIGYGYLHRIPTQSIISKKKPESKPPSPLPEAGTPVPSANGYTETPLLAPTSQSDNSEIVMNLDRSTDQEMSGYSPESSLSPPPPLQRVMDPGFLDMSGISFPELTNFTKVSNVSSSASFNMPAADALVGTEKLMLNNDAPAYFENATALGPEDVTMHSEGSVKQPELDDLLPSIPSLPSFALPNEISSKTTLGTDPNNQETKLLLNSVESSLATTPVKPDDEAACEQKEEAAAQDRE